One region of Citrus sinensis cultivar Valencia sweet orange chromosome 6, DVS_A1.0, whole genome shotgun sequence genomic DNA includes:
- the LOC102606963 gene encoding protein NRT1/ PTR FAMILY 2.8-like, translated as MENEIHSTLVDQNSRSPPPDSQRPKGGWRSIKYILGNETFEKLASMSLIANMTVYLRTKYNMDGILLVNVVSIWGGSSSLTAIPGALLSDTYLGRFRTLLYGSIASFLGMGIMTLTASIPELRPPDCTGAQCPQPEGWQLSILYAGLALLAIGSGGIRPCNIAFGADQFDTTTPKGKSQLESFFNWWYFSFTVALVVALTAVVYIQTNVSWILGFAIPTGCFFLSIFVFLIGYHTYIIKNPQGSVFVDMAKVITASCRKRKVNLGQASGNSLYDPPLTQSETESKTTKLPHTNRFRCLDKAAVIVDSSELDDDGKAKNGWRLCSLLQVEQLKLLVAMFPVWITGIFCFLAMDQQNTIGILQAIQTNKRFGSFNVPPGWMGLISMLTLSTWIFFYERVFVPLSQKMTGKKIRLTMRQRITIGILMAILSLLVAGFVERKRRLSALQHGSFESPISILVLVPQFSFSGLTEGFAAVAVMEFLTTQLPESMRTVSGAVFFLSLSISSYINSALVNIIHGLTKKYAKAPWLGGTDLNKDTLDYFYFTIAALEVVNLLYFNFFACRFVSSNAIGKKESQSEEKSQNKESAHQHV; from the exons ATGGAGAATGAGATTCATTCAACATTAGTAGATCAAAACTCTCGCTCCCCTCCTCCTGATTCTCAAAGACCTAAAGGAGGATGGAGGTCCATCAAATATATTCTTG GGAACGAAACCTTCGAAAAGTTGGCTTCCATGAGCTTGATTGCGAATATGACGGTGTATTTACGTACAAAATACAACATGGATGGTATACTTTTGGTTAATGTGGTCAGTATTTGGGGTGGTTCCTCAAGCCTTACGGCAATTCCTGGGGCTTTGCTTTCTGATACGTACCTGGGCAGGTTCCGGACTCTTCTTTATGGCTCCATTGCCTCATTTCTG GGAATGGGAATAATGACTTTGACAGCAAGTATACCTGAACTAAGGCCGCCGGATTGCACAGGAGCTCAATGCCCCCAGCCTGAAGGTTGGCAGCTTAGCATTCTCTATGCGGGTCTTGCATTGCTAGCCATCGGATCAGGGGGAATTAGACCCTGCAACATTGCCTTTGGGGCTGACCAATTTGACACCACTACGCCTAAGGGGAAATCACAACTTGAGAGCTTCTTCAATTGGTGGTACTTCTCATTTACTGTCGCTCTTGTTGTAGCCCTCACCGCTGTTGTCTACATTCAGACTAATGTCAGCTGGATTCTCGGCTTTGCCATTCCGACCGGCTGCTTTTTCCTCTCCATATTCGTTTTCTTGATCGGTTATCACACATATATAATCAAGAACCCACAAGGAAGTGTTTTTGTTGACATGGCCAAAGTGATCACAGCTTCCTGTAGAAAGCGAAAAGTAAATCTTGGACAAGCCTCTGGAAACTCACTCTATGATCCTCCTTTAACACAATCAGAAACAGAATCAAAAACAACAAAGCTCCCTCACACAAATAGATTCAGATGCCTCGATAAGGCTGCGGTGATAGTTGATTCAAGTGAATTAGACGACGACGGGAAGGCCAAGAATGGCTGGAGACTATGCAGTTTGCTACAAGTGGAACAACTAAAACTGCTAGTCGCAATGTTCCCGGTTTGGATAACCGGAATATTTTGCTTCCTAGCAATGGACCAGCAGAATACAATTGGGATCCTTCAAGCAATTCAGACTAATAAAAGATTCGGAAGTTTTAATGTTCCACCAGGCTGGATGGGACTAATAtcaatgcttacactttcaaCATGGATCTTCTTTTATGAGCGTGTTTTTGTACCTCTATCACAGAAAATGACAGGAAAAAAGATAAGATTGACAATGAGACAGAGGATTACTATCGGCATTCTAATGGCAATTCTCAGCTTATTGGTAGCTGGCTTTGTTGAGAGAAAGCGTAGGCTATCAGCACTGCAACATGGTTCATTTGAATCACCTATAAGTATTTTAGTACTTGTAccacaattttctttttcgggTTTGACAGAAGGATTTGCTGCGGTTGCCGTGATGGAATTCTTAACTACACAGTTGCCTGAATCAATGAGGACTGTTTCTGGGGCAGTCTTTTTCCTCAGTTTATCAATTTCAAGCTACATAAACTCAGCTcttgttaatattattcatgGCTTAACGAAAAAGTATGCCAAAGCACCATGGCTTGGTGGCACTGACCTTAACAAGGATACCCTTGACTACTTCTATTTCACCATTGCTGCACTTGAAGTTGTtaatttgttgtattttaatttctttgcatGCCGTTTTGTATCAAGTAATGCCATTGGGAAGAAAGAATCTCAAAGTGAAGAGAAAAGTCAGAACAAAGAATCTGCTCACCAGCATGTATAA
- the LOC102607256 gene encoding protein MIZU-KUSSEI 1 gives MSKIRRFFLPCIFPTAADAQTTPAPKKRLSTSLRDDIDEPTNTKSAAADQEAQNPDQEPTSPEDNSTTLLIVPPRPSKSMVIGTIFGHRRGHVWFCIQQDRVSMKPTLLLELSMPTNQLVKEMRCGLVRIALECARPESTERIEVTSCPLRLVPVWIMYCNGRKVGFAVRRKASGQNRLMLKMMQSITIGAGVIPAGLGSSGPDSGEQIIYMRANYEHMIGSADSESFHLINPDECAGQEFSLFLLRSR, from the coding sequence ATGTCCAAGATCCGTCGATTCTTCCTCCCTTGCATCTTCCCAACCGCCGCAGACGCCCAAACAACCCCCGCACCCAAGAAACGCCTCAGCACCTCTTTAAGAGACGACATCGACGAACCCACCAACACCAAATCAGCAGCCGCTGATCAAGAAGCCCAAAACCCAGATCAAGAACCAACCTCTCCTGAAGATAACAGCACGACACTCTTGATTGTTCCGCCTCGTCCGTCGAAATCAATGGTCATCGGCACAATCTTCGGCCACCGCCGCGGCCACGTCTGGTTCTGCATCCAACAAGACCGTGTCTCGATGAAACCGACTCTGCTTCTCGAATTATCGATGCCCACTAACCAACTCGTTAAAGAAATGCGCTGCGGACTCGTTCGTATCGCCCTTGAATGCGCCCGGCCCGAAAGCACCGAGAGAATTGAAGTCACTTCTTGCCCGCTCCGTTTGGTGCCTGTTTGGATAATGTATTGTAACGGGCGCAAGGTGGGGTTCGCGGTTCGGAGAAAAGCGAGCGGCCAGAATCGTCTGATGTTGAAGATGATGCAATCGATTACCATTGGAGCGGGTGTAATTCCTGCCGGGTTAGGGTCTTCTGGTCCGGATTCGGGTGAGCAGATTATATACATGAGGGCTAATTACGAGCACATGATTGGTAGCGCTGATTCGGAGTCTTTTCATTTGATTAATCCAGACGAGTGCGCGGGTCAAGAATTCAGCTTGTTCTTGCTTAGATCAAGGTGA
- the LOC102617098 gene encoding uncharacterized protein LOC102617098 → MLEGKPVVQETDMPDELQSHVMELAYQALDLHEVSDCQSIAHYIKQKFDEAYRPAWHCVVGKDFGSCITHLCGSLIFFRMEMMEFLVFKDGKDCTESKEEAVGMLQKSQKADP, encoded by the exons ATGCTGGAAGGAAAACCTGTGGTACAAGAGACTGACATGCCAGATGAGCTGCAAAGCCATGTGATGGAGTTAGCTTACCAAGCTCTTGATCTCCACGAGGTCTCTGATTGTCAATCCATAGCTCATTACATCAAACAG AAATTCGACGAAGCATACAGGCCAGCATGGCATTGTGTGGTAGGCAAAGATTTTGGATCTTGCATTACACATTTATGTGgaagtttaattttcttccgCATGGAGATGATGGAGTTTCTTGTTTTCAAGGATGGCAAGGACTGCACTGAAAGCAAGGAAGAGGCTGTTGGAATGCttcaaaaatcccaaaaaGCTGATCCATAG
- the LOC127903052 gene encoding uncharacterized protein LOC127903052 has protein sequence MMRNYKRRANCIDYRDNGLKPYLPSEITFYILIRVPPRYLVSLKTVCKQWKNMISSREFSEASLRYWRSRQVVTARDRAYAVIVPAKENIDAMKKWIKGEIKGIENSRLVREHLSWCGWTFSRPPKGKYQIPEMKYRSPDGKVYNSLVRACKAQCGVLSTS, from the exons ATGATGAGGAACTATAAACGCAGAGCAAATTGCATTGATTACCGCGACAATGGCTTAAAGCCCTATCTTCCCAGTGAGATCACATTTtacatattgattagagtccCTCCACGGTACCTTGTTTCACTTAAGACGGTTTGTAAGCAATGGAAAAATATGATTAGCAGTCGCGAATTCTCTGAAGCCAGCTTGAGGTACTGGAGATCCAGACAAGTGGTCACAG CTCGGGATCGTGCATATGCTGTGATTGTACCTGCAAAGGAGAATATTGATGCAATGAAGAAGTGGATTAAGGGTGAGATAAAAGGGATAGAAAATAGCAGGCTGGTTCGGGAACACTTGTCGTGGTGTGGATGGACATTTTCGAGACCTCCTAAAGGGAAATATCAGATACCAGAGATGAAATATCGATCACCAGATGGCAAAGTATATAATAGTTTAGTACGTGCTTGTAAAGCACAATGTGGGGTTTTGAGTACTTCCTAG
- the LOC102617694 gene encoding F-box protein At5g49610-like → MGAKNKRQKLNQPSKNYNKSGPIIPDEIIYDILIRVPARDLVSFKRVCKSWKYIISGREFSAAHLKYWKSRFDVILLQGVFPHQDFVALDIRTKTSHRLSLRNLVREDNVIVLDSLDGLILFRVTYSKSQLYVCNPLTQRLKLILRVTPFSPFYAPFRTFYKLVFDSALQKYKVIGFCYQNENPEFALRYCVIELDGDDRQEAQSPVWRNVETRFQHLLKWEFNTVLVNGLLCWLAHNITVSVEERLVYVQALDIVGEEFKEKIKLPCQPGDNYAANCKMFQMENVEGSLCVAIPEDQNELGIWILKDWDEHIWIKKYNICNGQKLGSPFHFSKRFSILFVMDADETEEVKFIVRISGKLGSYSLKGQHQEENSDGSPKFTYVPSLICWD, encoded by the coding sequence ATGGGGGCCAAAAACAAGAGACAGAAACTGAATCAGCCAAGCAAGAATTACAACAAATCAGGGCCGATTATTCCTGACGAGATCATATACGACATACTGATCAGAGTCCCGGCACGGGatcttgtttcttttaaaaggGTATGCAAGTCCTGGAAATATATCATTTCCGGTCGTGAATTCTCGGCAGCCCACTTGAAGTATTGGAAATCAAGGTTTGATGTCATTCTTTTGCAAGGAGTTTTCCCTCATCAAGACTTTGTTGCATTGGATATAAGAACAAAGACTAGTCATCGGCTGTCCTTGAGAAATTTAGTACGTGAAGACAATGTCATTGTTTTAGATTCTCTTGATGGGTTGATTCTCTTTCGTGTTACTTATAGCAAAAGCCAACTTTACGTCTGTAACCCCTTGACCCAACGGCTTAAGCTGATATTGCGCGTCACGCCTTTTTCGCCTTTCTATGCACCGTTCCGTACGTTTTATAAGTTAGTGTTTGACTCCGCCTTGCAGAAATACAAGGTCATAGGgttttgttatcaaaatgaaaatcctGAGTTTGCTCTCAGGTATTGTGTAATTGAGTTGGATGGTGATGATCGTCAAGAGGCTCAGTCCCCAGTTTGGAGAAATGTTGAAACCCGGTTTCAGCACCTCTTGAAATGGGAGTTTAACACAGTTTTGGTTAATGGGTTGTTGTGTTGGTTAGCTCACAACATCACTGTCAGTGTTGAAGAGAGACTGGTTTATGTACAAGCGTTGGATATTGTGGGGGAAGAGTTTAAGGAAAAGATAAAGTTGCCATGCCAACCTGGGGATAATTACGCAGCAAATTGTAAAATGTTTCAGATGGAAAATGTCGAAGGGTCTCTTTGTGTTGCAATTCCTGAGGATCAGAATGAGCTTGGAATTTGGATCTTGAAAGATTGGGATGAGCATATTTGGattaagaaatataatatatgtaatGGTCAAAAGCTTGGCAGTCCATTTCATTTCAGCAAAAGGTTCAGTATTTTGTTTGTGATGGATGCTGATGAGACAGAAGAAGTGAAGTTCATTGTTAGGATTAGTGGCAAATTGGGTTCATACAGCCTCAAGGGTCAACATCAGGAAGAAAATTCTGATGGTTCACCAAAATTCACATATGTTCCTAGCCTAATATGTTGGGATTGA
- the LOC102618151 gene encoding uncharacterized protein LOC102618151: MNMEARVGVVVEGGQRALNTAHSSVVDASARKFLQQPQQPQHNLSVPKRSLNQHQAQIGTVQQLLAGGIAGAFSKTCTAPLARLTILFQVQGMHSDLAALSKPSILREASRIANEEGFRAFWKGNLVTIAHRLPYSSVNFYCYEHYKNFLQSVLGLDNHRESASVNLGVHFVGGGLAGMTAASATYPLDLVRTRLAAQRQAIYYKGIWHSFQTICREEGFLGLYKGLGATLLGVGPSIAISFSVYESLRSFWQSYRPNDPTVMVSLACGSLSGIASSTATFPIDLVRRRMQLEGAGGRARVYNNGLLGTFRYIIQSEGLQGLYRGILPEYYKVVPGVGIVFMTYETLKMLLSSVPTSF; the protein is encoded by the exons ATGAACATGGAAGCGAGAGTTGGTGTGGTTGTTGAAGGAGGCCAAAGGGCTTTAAATACAGCTCACAGCAGCGTTGTTGACGCTAGCGCTAGAAAATTCTTGCAGCAGCCGCAACAACCGCAACATAATTTAAGTGTCCCAAAACGGTCGTTAAATCAGCATCAAGCTCAGATTGGAACCGTGCAGCAGCTTCTTGCCGGTGGTATTGCTGGTGCTTTCAGCAAGACTTGTACAGCACCTCTCGCTCGGCTTACTATTCTGTTCcag GTGCAAGGTATGCACTCAGATCTTGCTGCCTTGAGCAAGCCTAGTATATTGCGTGAGGCTTCTCGTATAGCTAATGAAGAAGGGTTTAGAGCATTTTGGAAAGGCAATCTGGTTACCATTGCACACCGTCTTCCTTATTCTTCAGTCAACTTTTATTGTTATGAGCACTACAAGAAT TTTTTGCAATCTGTTCTTGGCTTGGATAATCATCGGGAAAGTGCAAGCGTCAATCTGGGTGTGCACTTTGTAGGCGGTGGGTTAGCTGGAATGACTGCTGCATCTGCTACATATCCATTAGATCTTGTGAGGACACGCCTTGCAGCACAG AGACAAGCAATCTACTACAAAGGTATTTGGCATTCATTTCAAACCATTTGCAGAGAAGAAGGATTTTTGGGCTTGTATAAAGGACTTGGAGCGACATTATTG GGTGTTGGACCTAGTATAGCAATAAGTTTTTCTGTCTATGAGTCTCTCAGATCTTTTTGGCAGTCTTACAG GCCCAATGATCCCACTGTCATGGTCAGCCTTGCATGCGGCAGTCTTTCAGGCATTGCCTCATCAACAG CAACTTTTCCTATTGATCTTGTGAGGAGAAGAATGCAGTTAGAAGGGGCCGGTGGTCGAGCTCGTGTCTACAATAATGGGTTGTTAGGGACTTTTCGGTACATAATTCAGTCTGAAGGTCTGCAGGGCTTGTATAGAGGCATTTTGCCAGAATATTACAAGGTGGTTCCTGGTGTTGGCATTGTTTTCATGACTTACGAGACATTGAAGATGCTTTTATCAAGTGTTCCTACCAGTTTTTAG